The DNA window TGACCTCAATACGATTCCCAAAGCCACATTTGCAGGTAAACATATTATTAATGTTCCTCTGCTTTCAAACAATGAAAAAGTTATTTTATTTTTACAAAAAATAAAAGACGAAATATTTTCAATTGATGAGTTAAATAATTATTACAACGAGTAGCAATGAAACAAATAATAAATAATTTACGGCAAAACACACTCGAAAACATAACTCTATTTTTAGTTTTGTTATTAACTTTTTTGCTCCCTATAAGCAAAAAGCCCGTTCCTCTTACAATTATTTTATTAGCTGTTTTCACAATAATTTTATTGATTAAAAAAAAATCATTTAATAAAATTAAGCTAACCGGCATTCACATTGGGCTAATTGTGCTATACATCTTGTATGCCATAGGTATAATCTATTCTGAAAACATAAAAGCAGGCTTGTTTGACATTGAAATTAAAATGAGTTTCCTTGCTTTGCCGCTAATTATGGCAGCACTTACTCAATTTATCAATAAAGATTTTTACAATAAAATATTATCAGCCTTTGTTGTAGGGATGACTGTTAGCGTTATTTATAGCTTTATAAGAGCATCTTATAATTATTTTCAAAACAGAGATATTTCAGAGTTTTTATATGCAAAATTATCATCAGCTTTTCATCCTTCGTATTTCTCTATGTATTTGAATTTTGCAATAATAATATTAGTTTATAAAATTTTTGCAAATCAAAATTCATATAAATTATCAAAAAAAATATTTCTTTCATTTTTAGTTTTATTATTTTTTACAACCATCATTTTAGTTAACTCTAAAGCTGGAATTCTGATTTCCATAATATCAGTATTTATTTTGCTATTGCAACAACTTTTCAAGCTAAAAAACAAACTAACTGCCATTAGCTTTATTATATTATGTGCTTTATTCATCATATTTGTATGGAGTAAGGTGCCAACAGTAAAACATCGATTTTTGGTTTCAATTGCTGCATTAGAAAAATACAAATTGGAAAAAAATATAAATCCTGAAGAAGGAACTGTGCAAAGGATTGTTATTTGGAAACATAGTGTTAAAGCGATTAAAGAAAAGCCTTTGTTTGGCTACGGCACTGGAGATTTGCATGAAACATTAGATAAGCATTTCAAAGAAGGCAAATTTTTTCATGGTATAACTACACATTTAAATTGTCATAATCAATATTTGCAAACTGCTGTATGCATCGGCATTACAGGGCTGATGGTTTTATTATTTATTTTAATCGCATTATTTTATAAAGGATTTAGGCTTAAAGAGCCTATCATTATTTTCTTTGCATTAATTATTTCATTGCATTTCTTGTTTGAATCAATGCTAGAAACGCAAGCAGGAATAATTTTTATTTCATTTTTTATATCGCTTTTTGGAATATTGAAAAAGGAAAATACTAATTCGTTAAAAGCAGAAAGTTTTTAGTGTTGAGTGTTGAGTGTTTAGTGTTGAGTTGTGGCGGCGGCTTGTAACTATCTGATTATCAATGATTTAGACAGGCGCAGACAAGCAAAGCAAGCAGACGAGACAGGTAAAGCGGCGGCGACTTGTAACTCCCTGTGTATCAAAGACTTAGGTGAGGTCGGCACACACAAAACAACTAAGCATGCCTGTCGCCCCGTAACCACTTGATTGTCAATGGTTTACGCAGGTTCAAGCGAAACAAGGTACACAAAAAAACTTATCCGCTAATTTTTTCTGCAAAATTTTTTGTAGTTTAAAATTTACAAAAAATTTTGCAGAAAAGCAATTCAAATCAGCTATTATGTGCAACTTATTGATTATCAGCGGTTTGGATAGTGTGCCGCGCCTCGTAACTACCTGAGTATCAGTGAGTTGTATCGCCACAACCAAAACTACTGAACCAAACAGGCGAGCACCCATAACTACTTGATTATCAATGACTTAGGAGGCGCGAACTCCAAGCAGGTGAACACCTGCAACTGCTTGATTATCAACGACTTACGAGGGCGCGGACAAGCAAAGCAAGCAGGCAAGACAGGCAGAGCGGCGGCGGCTTGTAACTGCCTGTGTATCAAAGACTTAGGTGAGGTCGGCACACACAAAACAACTAAGCAAGCCTGTCGCCCCGTAACTACCTGATTGCCAATGGTTTACACAGGCTCGAACGAAACAAGGTACACAAAAAAACATATCAGCTAATTTTTTCTGCAAAATTTTTTGTAGTTTAAAATTTACAAAAAATTTTGCAGAAAAGCCAATTCAAATCATCTATTGCATGCAACTTGCTGATTATCAATGACTTAGCAGAGCGCAGACACCAAGCAGGTGGCGCCTCGTAATTGTATGATTATCAACAACTTACACAGATGAATACAAGCACACGACAGGCAGTAGCAAAACTTCGCAATAGAATTTACCTGAAAAAGCAAACGGCAAGGCAGGGTTGGGGAAGTTTTTCTTCGTAATAATATAGTTAGAAAAAACCTTACGAAGAAAA is part of the Bacteroidales bacterium genome and encodes:
- a CDS encoding O-antigen ligase family protein translates to MKQIINNLRQNTLENITLFLVLLLTFLLPISKKPVPLTIILLAVFTIILLIKKKSFNKIKLTGIHIGLIVLYILYAIGIIYSENIKAGLFDIEIKMSFLALPLIMAALTQFINKDFYNKILSAFVVGMTVSVIYSFIRASYNYFQNRDISEFLYAKLSSAFHPSYFSMYLNFAIIILVYKIFANQNSYKLSKKIFLSFLVLLFFTTIILVNSKAGILISIISVFILLLQQLFKLKNKLTAISFIILCALFIIFVWSKVPTVKHRFLVSIAALEKYKLEKNINPEEGTVQRIVIWKHSVKAIKEKPLFGYGTGDLHETLDKHFKEGKFFHGITTHLNCHNQYLQTAVCIGITGLMVLLFILIALFYKGFRLKEPIIIFFALIISLHFLFESMLETQAGIIFISFFISLFGILKKENTNSLKAESF